A part of Paenibacillus donghaensis genomic DNA contains:
- a CDS encoding DNA primase — MSNNDLKLIKEKILTDEKVGELLELMDCEHVEKKNNRYEAQLPNKFESPNKRSVQVYLNESMSSRIRTLGESDIDIYGLVSYIVFDKFLEEERRSNLPKSKRWICEKLGYTEFLNESYTPLPTSDHLKWLREVKKQRKKKRNLDHIENQIYGDDILSQFIMVPHLLYINEGINYLTQIEFQVGYDIKSQRIIYPIHNSYGDIVSIKGRTIFDDYEERDIYKFLYLINFNKMVELYNWHRALFYIIENKEVLIYEGEKSTWLSSQYGFRNCVAISGDDLSDWQVSMIKGLGIEIDIIIALDKDKSIEAVKKQGAKFGKTRNVYALWDRDGMFSNKDSPTDLGEVVFKRLYSEYKFKIHN, encoded by the coding sequence ATGAGCAATAATGATTTAAAGTTGATCAAAGAGAAAATATTAACAGATGAAAAAGTTGGAGAATTACTTGAACTGATGGATTGTGAACATGTAGAGAAGAAAAATAATCGCTACGAGGCACAACTTCCCAATAAGTTTGAGTCTCCAAATAAAAGGTCTGTTCAGGTCTACCTAAATGAGAGCATGTCTAGCAGAATCAGAACGCTTGGAGAATCAGATATTGATATATATGGATTGGTCTCATACATAGTATTTGATAAATTTCTTGAAGAAGAAAGACGAAGCAATTTACCTAAGTCTAAGCGGTGGATATGTGAAAAACTGGGGTATACAGAGTTCTTAAATGAATCGTATACCCCATTGCCCACATCAGATCATCTTAAATGGCTTAGAGAGGTCAAAAAACAGAGAAAAAAGAAACGGAATCTTGACCACATAGAGAATCAAATATATGGCGATGATATTTTGAGTCAATTCATCATGGTTCCACATTTACTATACATTAACGAAGGTATTAATTATTTGACACAAATAGAATTCCAAGTTGGATACGATATTAAAAGTCAAAGAATCATTTATCCTATTCACAATAGTTACGGGGATATTGTGTCTATCAAAGGTAGAACAATTTTTGATGATTACGAGGAACGAGATATTTATAAGTTCCTCTATCTTATTAACTTTAACAAGATGGTTGAATTGTATAATTGGCATCGTGCTTTATTTTATATTATTGAGAATAAGGAGGTGCTGATATACGAAGGTGAAAAGAGTACATGGCTGAGTAGTCAATATGGTTTTCGGAATTGTGTAGCTATAAGTGGGGATGATTTAAGTGACTGGCAAGTTAGTATGATTAAAGGTCTTGGAATTGAGATCGATATAATTATAGCTTTAGATAAAGATAAATCAATTGAAGCTGTAAAAAAGCAGGGGGCTAAGTTTGGTAAGACCAGAAATGTATATGCTCTTTGGGATAGGGATGGAATGTTTAGCAATAAAGATAGTCCTACTGATTTAGGGGAAGTGGTGTTTAAGAGGCTATATAGCGAGTACAAATTCAAAATACATAATTAG
- a CDS encoding replication protein, with protein MIDELLEECEKDKGNDDYHFSEIQKYESLRKFQSESLIDTTNKDLIGKLTRMTLKQMQSFFQFKTSSIFSHINCGEVVEYDLGDDLDIAIDKMNQGEAMGIPLHDSPRLSKKIKGWRKGELMYLILSSGVGKSSISMEKFVLSLYENEQKGMMFVNEENIWKTRNLVLATVSSKILHKPINREKLIEGSFEQKTLDKLDAAKKWIQKFPKNHIKFYDLKKYRVEDVISRITMMKPLNYNYALLDTFKPSASAQESARWESFSNAAQNIFDCIKPEANNVGLLATVQLKIGKEYRYLDLSAIGKSLEIAEVASVILMGRLLFADEMPGKKEALAAYNWVKNALNGVWEKEKYELDPEKTYMIIFISKNRSGDLSEQIIYEVDYSINSFKEVAYAQMGKKSNSMF; from the coding sequence TTGATAGATGAGTTATTAGAAGAGTGCGAGAAAGACAAAGGTAATGATGATTACCATTTTTCAGAAATACAAAAGTATGAAAGTTTGAGAAAATTTCAAAGCGAAAGCTTAATTGATACAACAAACAAAGACTTAATTGGAAAATTAACAAGAATGACTCTGAAACAAATGCAATCATTTTTTCAGTTTAAGACTAGTTCAATATTTTCTCACATTAACTGCGGAGAAGTTGTTGAATATGACCTTGGAGATGACCTTGATATTGCAATAGACAAAATGAATCAAGGTGAAGCAATGGGGATTCCATTGCACGATTCGCCAAGACTGAGTAAGAAGATTAAGGGATGGCGCAAAGGCGAACTTATGTATCTTATTTTGAGTTCTGGAGTTGGAAAGTCATCTATAAGTATGGAAAAATTCGTGCTATCGCTCTACGAAAACGAACAAAAAGGAATGATGTTCGTAAATGAAGAGAATATCTGGAAAACAAGAAACCTTGTTTTGGCAACAGTTTCATCTAAAATTTTACATAAGCCGATTAATCGTGAGAAGTTGATTGAGGGAAGTTTTGAACAAAAAACACTTGATAAATTAGATGCAGCGAAAAAATGGATTCAAAAATTTCCGAAAAATCATATCAAGTTTTATGATTTAAAGAAGTATAGAGTCGAGGATGTTATTAGCCGCATTACAATGATGAAACCATTAAATTACAATTATGCCTTGCTTGATACTTTTAAACCTAGCGCCTCTGCTCAAGAATCCGCTAGGTGGGAATCATTTAGCAATGCGGCTCAAAATATTTTTGACTGCATTAAACCCGAAGCAAACAACGTGGGACTGCTTGCAACGGTTCAGTTGAAGATTGGTAAAGAGTATCGCTATCTTGATCTGAGTGCCATAGGGAAGTCCCTAGAGATTGCTGAGGTTGCATCCGTGATACTTATGGGAAGATTACTTTTTGCAGATGAGATGCCAGGGAAAAAAGAAGCTCTCGCTGCATATAACTGGGTCAAGAATGCTCTCAATGGGGTGTGGGAGAAAGAAAAATACGAATTAGATCCAGAAAAAACTTATATGATAATCTTCATCTCTAAGAATCGTTCTGGAGATCTATCAGAGCAAATTATTTATGAAGTGGACTACAGTATCAACAGTTTCAAAGAAGTCGCATACGCACAAATGGGCAAGAAATCTAATTCGATGTTTTAA
- a CDS encoding DNA polymerase beta superfamily protein: protein MKIHNREAVFKAVSGSRNRNLDDENSDRDVKFFVLPTFDDLYSGSLYKNFQTSDAEDIEIHDVRKLEKLLTNSNLTFLELLYSVEVDTFGYLETKQLLEIRDRIATINLRSLFNSCYGMYRGQMKDLTNPNSELQRNLIAKYGYNTKKAMMSLHFLSFLIKFYVSEFKDFKGAITYEGASRDHMFRIKRGECSLEEFREIADFNEKIALDLEGKYYEVPFNEETNYQLKTILHKLVKNHLKTF from the coding sequence TTGAAGATACACAATAGAGAAGCAGTTTTTAAGGCTGTATCGGGCAGCAGAAATAGAAACTTAGATGATGAAAATTCAGACAGAGATGTAAAGTTCTTTGTGTTACCAACGTTTGATGATTTGTATTCAGGATCTCTTTATAAGAACTTTCAAACTTCAGATGCAGAAGATATTGAAATTCATGATGTGAGAAAATTAGAAAAATTGCTTACCAATTCAAATCTAACTTTTTTAGAATTGCTTTACTCAGTAGAGGTTGATACATTTGGCTATCTTGAGACTAAACAACTACTCGAAATCAGAGATAGAATTGCTACTATCAATCTCAGAAGCCTGTTCAATAGTTGTTATGGTATGTATAGAGGTCAAATGAAAGACCTTACGAATCCAAACTCTGAATTGCAGAGGAATTTGATTGCTAAATATGGATATAACACAAAGAAGGCTATGATGTCGCTTCACTTCTTATCATTCTTAATCAAATTTTATGTATCGGAATTTAAGGATTTTAAGGGTGCAATTACATATGAAGGGGCCAGCAGAGATCACATGTTTCGTATAAAACGTGGCGAGTGTTCTCTAGAGGAGTTTAGAGAAATTGCCGACTTTAATGAGAAGATCGCTTTAGACTTGGAGGGGAAGTATTATGAAGTTCCCTTTAATGAGGAAACAAACTATCAACTAAAAACAATCTTACATAAACTTGTTAAGAATCATTTGAAAACATTTTAG
- a CDS encoding macro domain-containing protein, which translates to MIKIIEGNLLDATEDIIGHQVNCKGMMGSGLALQIKNRYPHVFAGYGLRCLEGKYATGLLGECQIISCDMKSVANLFGQHGFGRDKQHTNLLALEVALYKLRDYSKSKKLTVALPFKMGSDRGGADWNEVYKMIDEVFEDYEVTLYKFN; encoded by the coding sequence ATGATTAAGATTATAGAAGGCAATCTGCTTGATGCAACTGAAGACATTATAGGCCACCAAGTAAATTGTAAGGGCATGATGGGATCAGGTTTGGCTCTCCAAATCAAGAATAGATATCCTCATGTATTTGCTGGATATGGTCTTAGGTGTCTAGAAGGTAAATATGCTACAGGCTTACTTGGTGAGTGTCAAATCATATCCTGTGACATGAAGAGTGTTGCTAATCTTTTTGGACAACATGGATTCGGAAGAGATAAACAACATACGAATTTATTAGCATTAGAGGTTGCACTATACAAGTTAAGGGATTATTCAAAATCGAAAAAACTTACAGTAGCGCTACCTTTTAAAATGGGTTCAGATCGTGGTGGGGCTGATTGGAACGAAGTTTATAAGATGATTGATGAAGTATTTGAGGATTATGAAGTCACATTGTATAAATTTAATTAG
- a CDS encoding AbrB/MazE/SpoVT family DNA-binding domain-containing protein: MISSKAVRRLDDLGRVVIPKELRKLLDVGGGDVLDIWYDYEEDVVKIRKHRVDELDD; this comes from the coding sequence GTGATAAGTAGCAAAGCAGTAAGAAGATTAGATGATTTAGGTAGAGTCGTGATACCAAAAGAATTAAGAAAACTTCTGGATGTTGGTGGGGGAGACGTACTTGATATTTGGTATGACTATGAAGAAGATGTGGTGAAAATAAGAAAACATAGGGTGGATGAATTGGATGATTAA
- a CDS encoding metallophosphoesterase family protein produces the protein MIYITGDIHGSVSVGSRFNTKNFPQGKTLTKQDYIIIVGDFGLLWADDAEDRFWLKWLTNKPWTTLFIDGNHENFNLLESYPVSEWNGGNVHHITPSIIHLMRGQVFEIEGKKFFTFGGSASHDKEYRKVDVSWWEREMPSSEEYQEGIRNLDKNHWVVDYVLTHTCSHDALTWIIQRYNTNVELDQMHKYFNVIKSKLEYEKWFFGHFHHDDELPDNQRLLYNDKIKIL, from the coding sequence ATGATCTACATAACAGGAGACATTCACGGTTCAGTAAGTGTAGGTAGTCGATTTAACACAAAGAACTTCCCTCAAGGCAAGACTCTAACCAAACAGGATTATATCATTATTGTTGGTGACTTTGGCTTGCTATGGGCTGATGACGCTGAAGATCGTTTCTGGCTGAAGTGGCTCACAAATAAACCTTGGACTACGCTTTTTATTGATGGGAATCATGAGAATTTTAATCTCCTGGAATCTTATCCTGTATCAGAATGGAATGGTGGTAACGTCCATCATATTACGCCGAGTATAATCCATTTAATGCGAGGTCAAGTATTCGAAATCGAAGGAAAGAAATTCTTCACATTTGGTGGGTCTGCTTCACATGACAAAGAGTATCGCAAGGTTGATGTATCTTGGTGGGAACGTGAAATGCCTAGCTCTGAGGAATATCAAGAAGGTATTAGAAACTTGGATAAGAATCATTGGGTTGTCGATTATGTCTTGACTCACACATGTTCTCATGATGCTCTGACGTGGATTATACAGCGATACAACACCAACGTTGAACTTGACCAGATGCATAAATACTTTAACGTGATTAAGTCCAAATTGGAATATGAAAAATGGTTCTTTGGACATTTTCATCATGATGATGAACTGCCAGATAATCAAAGGTTGTTGTACAACGATAAGATCAAAATTCTGTAA
- a CDS encoding 3'-5' exoribonuclease domain-containing protein, whose amino-acid sequence MKVFFDTEFTGLHQNTTLISIGLITEDGKTFYAEFTDYDQNQAKGDTWLLENVIDNLLMNDKAYAIEVHDREHLQYKGDTFFIQTKLHHWLDSLVGSTQKVEMWSDCLSYDWVLFNQLWGHAFRIPSKVYYIPFDICTLMKIKGIDPDINREMFAGMNGVKHNALHDAKVIKACYERLIKL is encoded by the coding sequence ATGAAAGTGTTTTTTGACACTGAGTTCACCGGATTACACCAGAATACTACACTAATCAGCATCGGATTGATTACAGAGGATGGAAAAACGTTTTATGCGGAATTTACAGATTATGATCAAAATCAAGCGAAGGGTGACACATGGCTATTAGAAAACGTCATTGATAATCTTCTGATGAATGATAAAGCATATGCTATTGAAGTCCATGACCGTGAACACTTGCAATACAAAGGAGACACATTCTTCATACAGACAAAGCTTCATCACTGGTTAGACTCACTTGTTGGTTCTACTCAGAAGGTGGAAATGTGGTCCGATTGTTTATCCTATGATTGGGTTCTGTTTAACCAATTATGGGGACATGCATTTAGAATACCATCAAAGGTGTATTACATTCCCTTTGACATCTGTACATTGATGAAGATTAAAGGTATTGATCCAGATATAAATCGTGAAATGTTTGCAGGAATGAATGGTGTAAAACATAATGCATTACATGACGCAAAAGTAATCAAAGCTTGTTATGAAAGGTTAATCAAATTGTAA